Proteins found in one Oribacterium sp. oral taxon 102 genomic segment:
- a CDS encoding ABC transporter ATP-binding protein, producing MNRRTGREERKVNKRNAAGFLPTLKRVIAYLFSFFPVLLPVTIICILLNAAVSSMPALFQQRIIALIELSWREGNWAAVSGQILRLVLLLVVLYVISLLAGFAYNYMMAIITQGSLMKFRERMFDGMQDLPISYFDTHNRGDIMSYYTNDIDTLRQLISQSIPQALVSGVSVLTIFCIMLYYSFWMTAIVLAGVFVMFRVIKYIGGNSSRYFIRQQKELAQTEGFIEEMMNGQKVVKVFNHEMQAKADFDRINDELFHVAETANSFSNTLMPVLGNIGNILYVVVAVLGGVFLAVKLPNLSLSGLPLSISIVVPFLNMTRQFAGQIGQVSSQINSVVMGVAGAGRLFALIDEQPEKDEGFVTLVRAQERDGRIVETTERTEQWAWKKQNAGGSTEYIRLRGDVELRDVDFSYDGKKTILSDINVFARPGQKVAFVGATGAGKTTITNLINRFYDIQKGSIRYDGIDISDIRKSELRRSLGIILQDTVLFSGTVMDNIRYGKLDASDEECIAAAKLAGADDFITRLPRGYETEIKGNGSNLSQGQRQLLSIARAAVADPPVMIMDEATSSIDTRTEAIVQRGMDALMAGRTVFVIAHRLSTVQNADVIMVLEQGRIIERGSHESLIAVKGSYYQLYTGAFELE from the coding sequence ATGAATCGCAGAACAGGAAGGGAGGAGAGGAAAGTGAATAAGCGGAATGCGGCAGGCTTCCTGCCGACCCTGAAGAGAGTCATCGCATATCTCTTCTCCTTTTTTCCGGTGCTTCTGCCGGTCACGATCATCTGCATTCTGCTGAATGCCGCGGTTTCCTCGATGCCCGCCCTGTTCCAGCAGCGTATCATCGCCCTGATCGAGCTGTCGTGGAGGGAGGGGAACTGGGCTGCGGTTTCGGGACAGATCCTCCGTCTCGTTCTGCTGCTGGTGGTTCTGTATGTGATTTCCCTGCTTGCGGGCTTCGCCTACAATTATATGATGGCGATCATCACGCAGGGCTCCCTCATGAAGTTCCGGGAGCGGATGTTCGACGGGATGCAGGATCTGCCGATTTCCTACTTTGACACCCATAACCGCGGCGATATCATGAGCTACTATACGAATGATATTGACACACTTCGGCAGTTGATCTCCCAGAGCATCCCGCAGGCGCTGGTTTCGGGGGTTTCCGTGCTGACGATCTTCTGCATCATGCTCTATTATTCCTTCTGGATGACAGCGATCGTGCTCGCGGGTGTCTTCGTGATGTTCCGTGTGATCAAGTACATCGGCGGCAATTCCAGCCGTTACTTCATCCGTCAGCAGAAGGAGCTCGCGCAAACGGAGGGCTTCATCGAGGAAATGATGAACGGGCAGAAGGTCGTGAAGGTCTTTAACCACGAGATGCAGGCAAAGGCGGACTTCGATCGTATCAATGACGAGCTCTTCCATGTGGCAGAGACGGCGAACTCGTTTTCCAATACGCTGATGCCGGTGCTGGGGAATATCGGAAATATCCTCTATGTGGTGGTGGCGGTGCTGGGAGGGGTCTTCCTCGCAGTGAAGCTGCCGAACCTGAGTCTTTCCGGACTGCCGCTCAGCATTTCCATCGTCGTACCCTTTCTGAACATGACGAGACAGTTCGCGGGGCAGATCGGGCAGGTTTCCTCCCAGATCAACTCGGTGGTGATGGGCGTTGCCGGCGCGGGCAGACTCTTCGCACTGATAGATGAGCAGCCGGAGAAGGACGAGGGATTCGTGACGCTGGTGCGCGCTCAGGAGAGGGACGGCAGGATCGTCGAGACGACGGAGCGCACGGAACAGTGGGCATGGAAGAAGCAGAATGCCGGCGGCAGCACGGAATATATCCGGCTTCGCGGGGATGTCGAGCTTCGGGATGTGGATTTCTCCTATGACGGCAAGAAGACCATTCTTTCCGATATCAATGTCTTCGCCCGTCCGGGACAGAAGGTCGCCTTCGTGGGTGCGACAGGAGCCGGAAAGACGACGATCACGAATCTGATCAACCGCTTCTACGACATTCAGAAGGGCTCTATACGCTATGACGGGATCGACATTTCGGATATCCGGAAGTCGGAGCTCCGGCGCTCGCTCGGGATCATTTTACAGGATACGGTGCTGTTCAGCGGCACGGTGATGGACAATATCCGCTACGGCAAGCTGGATGCCTCGGACGAGGAATGCATCGCCGCGGCGAAGCTCGCAGGTGCGGACGATTTCATTACCCGTCTTCCCCGAGGCTATGAGACAGAGATCAAGGGCAACGGATCGAATCTCTCGCAGGGGCAGCGGCAGCTTCTCTCCATCGCACGCGCGGCGGTGGCAGACCCGCCGGTGATGATCATGGATGAGGCGACCTCCTCCATCGATACCCGGACGGAGGCAATCGTGCAGCGCGGCATGGACGCGCTGATGGCAGGCAGGACGGTCTTCGTCATCGCGCACCGCCTGTCTACGGTACAGAACGCAGATGTTATCATGGTGCTGGAGCAGGGGCGCATCATCGAGCGCGGCAGCCATGAGAGCCTGATTGCGGTGAAGGGCAGCTACTACCAGCTCTATACCGGCGCGTTCGAGCTGGAATAA